The following proteins are encoded in a genomic region of Chlamydiota bacterium:
- a CDS encoding pyridoxal phosphate-dependent aminotransferase: MIANRMKHIDSSGIRKVFDLAKNMKNPVNLSIGQPDFDVPEEIKEEAIQSLKSGFNKYTVTQGIDELRQNILQKLKQERGVDAEDIMITSGVSGGIFLAFMTLLNPGDEVLVPDPYFVMYKHLLNLLGAIPVYIDTYPHFELTAEMITPKLSRKTKLILVNSPSNPTGVSLMEKNIKEIAKLANERQIMILSDEIYSSFSYDTPFTSIGRFSPSTLVLDGFSKSFAMTGWRLGFAAGPKEIIQAMVKLQQFSFVCAPSFAQKAALKALDYDMSSHIATYKKKRNLIYEGLKRKFEVILPGGAFYIFPKSPFDDGDLFVKKAIEKNLLIIPGSVFSERKSHFRISFAASDEVLTKGIEILNQMV; encoded by the coding sequence ATGATTGCAAATCGCATGAAGCATATCGATTCTTCAGGAATTCGCAAGGTCTTTGATCTTGCCAAAAACATGAAAAACCCTGTGAATTTAAGCATTGGTCAACCTGATTTTGATGTTCCTGAAGAAATAAAAGAAGAGGCTATTCAGTCGCTTAAATCCGGATTTAACAAATATACCGTAACGCAGGGGATTGATGAATTGCGTCAGAATATTCTTCAAAAATTAAAACAGGAACGAGGTGTAGACGCTGAAGACATCATGATTACATCCGGTGTTTCTGGAGGAATTTTTCTAGCCTTCATGACCCTTCTGAACCCTGGAGACGAAGTACTCGTTCCTGATCCTTATTTTGTAATGTATAAACATCTCTTAAATCTGCTTGGAGCTATTCCTGTCTATATCGATACCTATCCTCATTTTGAACTTACAGCTGAAATGATCACACCTAAACTCTCCCGGAAAACAAAATTAATTCTCGTCAACAGCCCGTCCAATCCTACCGGTGTTAGCCTGATGGAAAAAAATATTAAAGAAATCGCTAAGCTCGCCAACGAACGCCAAATCATGATTCTTTCCGATGAAATTTATTCATCCTTCTCTTATGATACCCCCTTCACGAGTATCGGTCGTTTTTCTCCTTCGACACTGGTTTTAGATGGCTTCTCAAAAAGTTTTGCAATGACAGGATGGAGACTTGGATTTGCAGCAGGGCCTAAAGAAATCATTCAGGCCATGGTCAAGCTCCAGCAATTCTCTTTTGTCTGCGCCCCTTCCTTTGCCCAAAAAGCAGCCCTTAAAGCCCTAGACTACGATATGTCATCCCATATCGCCACCTACAAGAAAAAACGTAATCTTATTTATGAAGGACTTAAAAGAAAATTTGAAGTGATCTTACCCGGAGGAGCCTTTTACATTTTTCCAAAATCACCTTTTGACGATGGAGACCTTTTTGTTAAAAAAGCTATTGAAAAAAATTTGCTCATTATTCCGGGGAGTGTTTTTTCTGAAAGAAAAAGCCATTTCCGTATTTCTTTTGCAGCCTCAGATGAAGTCCTCACAAAAGGGATTGAGATTCTGAATCAAATGGTCTAG